The Myxococcaceae bacterium JPH2 genome has a window encoding:
- a CDS encoding HAMP domain-containing histidine kinase, whose amino-acid sequence MKHPFASSRPWEALGSLSARLLVAFLVPTLLFLTLAGVTVYALARASLEDELGTGLSALAAATASQVNGERMLTIEPGDDQGGTRTWRALARLLDGVRTASGVRRIYAVDTAGRVRADSTGSLPVGAEVPELARDRLELSRVFAGGRAASQVLFTGSDGQLYKTGYAPILQDGQVVGAVAVEGSAAYFVPLRRMGRAFAVASAVALLVLALIAVLTARGLARPLGRLMDSALRIGRGDLTTPVPPEPTREIGVLARELEEMRRALEGRDRQLKLMLAGVAHEVRNPLGGIALFSGLLDEDLKAGSHPEAGAHVARIQREVAYLQRIVEDFLAFAREQPLARAPVEAPALVDGACELLSMEAEARGVVLEVDAAPARLEADGSLLTAALVNLVKNAVQASPPGAPVRVTGHAQDGRYTIHVRDQGPGVPETQRERIFEPFFTTREQGTGLGLPLARKIARAHGGELALTSQPGATTFLLTLPLAPQEAPEPQARGPRPRGR is encoded by the coding sequence ATGAAGCATCCCTTTGCATCCTCGCGCCCGTGGGAGGCGCTCGGCTCGCTGTCCGCGCGGCTCCTGGTGGCGTTCCTCGTGCCCACCCTGCTCTTCCTCACGCTCGCGGGCGTCACGGTGTACGCGTTGGCGCGCGCGAGCCTTGAGGACGAGCTGGGCACGGGCCTGTCCGCGCTGGCCGCGGCCACGGCCAGCCAGGTGAATGGCGAGCGCATGCTCACCATCGAGCCCGGAGATGACCAGGGCGGCACGCGCACGTGGCGAGCGCTCGCGAGGCTCCTGGATGGCGTGCGCACGGCCAGCGGGGTGCGGCGCATCTACGCGGTGGACACGGCGGGACGCGTGCGCGCGGACTCCACCGGCAGCCTCCCGGTGGGCGCCGAGGTGCCCGAACTCGCGAGGGACCGGCTGGAGCTGTCGCGCGTGTTCGCGGGCGGGCGCGCGGCCAGCCAGGTGCTGTTCACGGGCTCGGACGGACAGCTCTACAAGACGGGCTACGCGCCCATCCTCCAGGACGGACAGGTGGTGGGCGCGGTGGCCGTGGAGGGCAGCGCCGCGTACTTCGTCCCGCTGCGCCGGATGGGGCGCGCCTTCGCGGTGGCGAGCGCGGTGGCGCTCCTGGTGTTGGCGCTCATCGCGGTGCTCACCGCGCGCGGGCTGGCGCGACCGCTCGGGCGACTGATGGACTCGGCGCTGCGCATCGGCCGAGGCGACCTGACGACGCCGGTGCCCCCCGAGCCCACGCGCGAGATTGGCGTGCTCGCGCGCGAACTCGAAGAGATGCGCCGCGCGCTGGAGGGACGAGACCGTCAGCTCAAGCTCATGCTCGCGGGCGTGGCCCATGAGGTGCGAAACCCGCTGGGCGGAATCGCGCTGTTCAGCGGGCTCTTGGACGAGGACCTCAAGGCCGGCTCACACCCGGAGGCCGGCGCGCATGTCGCGCGCATCCAGCGCGAGGTGGCGTACCTGCAGCGCATCGTCGAGGACTTCCTCGCCTTCGCGCGCGAGCAGCCGCTGGCGCGTGCTCCCGTGGAGGCCCCCGCGCTCGTGGACGGGGCGTGTGAGCTGCTCTCGATGGAGGCGGAAGCCCGCGGCGTGGTGCTGGAGGTGGACGCCGCGCCCGCGCGCCTGGAAGCAGATGGAAGCCTGCTCACCGCCGCGCTGGTGAACCTGGTGAAGAACGCCGTGCAGGCCTCGCCGCCCGGTGCCCCCGTGCGCGTGACGGGCCACGCCCAGGATGGCCGCTACACCATCCACGTGCGCGACCAAGGCCCCGGCGTCCCGGAGACCCAACGCGAGCGCATCTTCGAGCCCTTCTTCACCACGCGCGAGCAGGGCACCGGCCTGGGCCTGCCGCTCGCGCGAAAGATTGCCCGCGCGCACGGCGGCGAGCTGGCGCTGACGTCTCAGCCCGGCGCCACCACCTTCCTGCTCACCCTGCCGCTGGCGCCCCAGGAGGCTCCGGAGCCACAGGCACGGGGTCCTCGTCCTCGTGGACGTTGA